In the genome of Terriglobia bacterium, the window GTTGTGAATAGAAGTTGATATTCAGAATTTCATTCTGATAGAATGACGCGTCCCGAATGAGATTGCATACCAGAGCGACGACGAAGGCCTTGTACCGCAGAGAGCGGCGCATGATTTCCATCCTTGTGCTTTGCGCCTTCTCGTTCTTTTCATTTGCCCTCTCCCTGGAGCACACCTGCCTGACCCAACAGGGACTTGACTTGTCCCAGGTTGCTCCTGCAATTTCCAGCTCATCCGGGGCGGCCGGGACTGTTGTATCCCCTCACCCCTCATTTTCCAGCCTTCGTGGAACAGCAACAAACCAGGGGGACGGCATTTGTCTGGCCTGCGCATGGTCGCAGTCGCTGATCAAGCAGGTGGCGATCGTTCACCTGATCAGCCCTTCCCTGGTGAATTCCCTGCTGCTGACACCTTCCGATCGAGTCACTCCATTCCTGGATTTGTGCCTGGCCATGCAAAAAAGAGGCCCCCCCCGCGTATCTGCATGCTAATTCCCTGATCTTCTTCGATTTGAACTCTAACGATCTTTGACTGCAAGATGTGTAACCCGCTTGCAGGAAAGCTATTGCCAATGCAACAGCTTTGCAAGGAGAACCCGTCCATGATCCCATGGGCAAACCGCCTCAGGGCCTTGGTATTCATTCTTGGTCCTTTTCTGATCTGCAGTCCCCTCCGGGCGCAAGCGCCGTCGCCTCCCGTTCCATCGAAGCCGATCCGTGTCATCGCCATGGGCGAGGCCATTCAGCTCGCGTTGGAACACAACCAGGCGATGCGGGCACAACGCCTGAATGTCGACCAGTCGAAAGCGAACGAAATCACCGCGTCGTTGAAGCCGAACCCCGTGTACACTACCACAAACGAAGATTTTCCGATCTTCAACCCCAGCCAGCTCACCGGGGACAATCTTCGGAACAATCAAGAATTCCTCCAATCCATTAGTTACACCTTTGAGCGGGGGGGAAAACGCCAAAAACGAACCGTGGTGGCCCAGGATACGACGGACCTCGTTTCCAAAGGCGTCTCCGATTTCGAACGCCAACTGAAATTTCAAGTGGCGCAGGCTTTCGTCAACGTCTTGCTCGCAAAATCCAACCTCCAATTCTCGAACGAGGATCTGAAAGACTTCTCCGAGGTCGTGGCCATCAACAAGAGCCGCCTTGATGCCGGGGATATCTCCGAGGCAGACTACTTGAAGATCGCCCTGCAGAAACTTCAGCTCGAACAGGACGTCTCGGGCGCGGATCTGGCCCTGGTGCAGAGCAAAGCCGCGTTAAGGCAACTGCTCGGGTACGAAACGGTGGCCGAAGATTTTGATGTGCTGGGTGAACTGGGCCACAAGAAGTACACCCTCGGACCCGATGAACTCGCGCGGCAGGCCTTGCTTGAGCGTCCCGACTTTCAGGCGGCCCAAAGCGCCGTCAAGCTCGCTGACGACACGGTCTCTCTGGCGTACGGCAACCGTGCGCGCGATCTCACGGGCGAATGGGAGTACAAGCGAAACGGGCCGGTCAATGGAGTTGGATTTGGCTTTTCCATCGATCTCCCCGTTCATGATCGCAACCAGGGGGAGATCGCGCGCAGCAAGGTGGCCGCTCGGCAGGCTGAGGAATCCCAGTCCGCAACACGCGTCGGCGTGCTCACTGACGTCGTGAATGCTTACTCCAGTTTCAAGACAAATGATCGCATCGTCTCGTTGTATGAATCGGGCTACCTAGGGCAGGCCACGCAATCGCGCGAGATTAGCAACTACGCCTACCGCAAGGGAGCCACTAGCCTGCTTGATTTGCTCGACGCGGAGCGCAGCTACCGCGCCATTCAGCTCGCTTATCGTCAGGCCCTCGCGGCGTTCATGCTGAGCGCCGAACAAATCAACCTGGTGGTCGGAAAGCAGGTGCTGCAATGACAAAACTTCAACAGAGATTTCTTGCCGGGTTGCCGATCCTCCCCGCCGGGAGGCAGCGATGCGCGGCGCTTCTGCTCTCGGGCCTCCTCGCGATATTCACCTCAGCCTGCAGCACGTCAAAAGAAGCCACGCGTCCCGCGAGCCACGAGCCTGAGAATAACGAACCGAGCCTGTTCGTCATTCCTGCGAACCAGCTCCCCCATCTTCAAATCCTCCCGGTTCAGAAGACCACGTGGGCCCTTACCATTCGCACCACGGGGACCGTCGATTGGGACAATGACCACACCACCCAGGCGATCGCCCAGGTGAGCGGACCCATCACCCGGATTCTGGTGGATACCGGAACTTACGTCAAAGCGGGACAGCCTCTCTTGGAGGTTTCAAGCCCGGACGTGACAACCGCCGTGGCAGCTTATCGAGTGGCGCATAACCGATTGAATTTGGCCACCTCGACCCTGAATCGGAGTCGGGACCTGTTGGACCATCACGCCATCGCGCAAAAGGATCTCGAAGGGGCCCAGGCCGACTATAACGACGCCGCGACCCAGATGCAAACCACTCTCCAGGCATTGAGAATATTTGGGATTACTCAAAAGGAGATCGAGGAAGGCGAAAAACAGGGAGTCTCGATTAGTCCTCAACTTGCCGTCAGGTCGCCCATCAGCGGAATGGTGATTCAAAAACTCGTGTTTCCAGGACAACTGATCCAAGCGGGGGCCACGACTTGTTTTCTGATCAGCAATGTGTCGACGGTGTGGGTCCAGGGGCACATTTATGAGAAGGATTTGACCTCCGTACGGGTGGGGGATCTCGTGGAGGAAACCAGCACCGCCCTCCCCGAGGCCTTCCACGGGGTCATTTCGTACATCGGGGCAATGGTGGACCCTGCGACCCGGACCACCCCCGTCCGAATTGTGACGAGCAATCCCAAAGGGCTTTTGAAGAAGGACCTCTTCATGGACGTCGTCATCCACACTCAGACCAAGAAAGACGTGCTTGTCGCGCCTGCCTCCGCGGTCTTGTACAACGCCGACAACCAGCCCTTTGTATATGTCCAGGCAGGGGCCGACAAGTTTGCGCAACGACTGGTCACGATCGGGACCCAACAGAAAGACCAAATCGAAATAACGAACGGACTGAAGGAGGGGGAGAAGATCGTCTCGGCGGGAAGCCTCTTCCTGCAGTTTGCCAACACCTATCAGCAGTGAAGAGGTTCTTGTGGAAGATTCGGAGGGGTGAGCCCAATCCTGTTCCTCCACCTCTCAAGGCGGTCAGGATCTTCGCGCTCCGAAAAACATTCTTATGATCAATCGCATCGTATCCTTCGCGCTTTCCCAGCGATTCCTCATCGTCATGGCCATGATCTTCTTGATGATCTGGGGGGTCATTTCGTTTCAAAAGCTGCCCATTGATGCGTATCCCGATCTTTCGCCGCCGCACGTGGAGATCATCACGCAGTGGCCCGGCCACGCCGCCGAGGAGGTGGAGCGCCTCATCACCATCCCGATTGAATTGGAAATGAATGGCATCCCCCAATTGCAGGCACTGCGCTCCATCTCCCTGTACGGACTGTCATCAGTCCAGATGAACTTCCAGTACAACACGGATCCCTACTTTGTACGCGAGCAGTCCTTCGAAAGACTCCCCAACGCCTCGGTGCCGGCGGGCATTCAGCCCACCCTCGCTCCCCTGTTCAGCCCGAGTGGATTGATTTATCGCTATGTCCTCCAGAGTCCCGACCGAACGCCTCAGGAATTGAAGACCTTTGAGGACTGGGTGGTGGAACGGCATTATCGCGCCATCCAGGGTGTGGCCGATGATTCAGGTTTTGGCGGGGCAACGATGCAGTACCACGTCCTGCTGGATCCGAACAAGCTCCTCTCTTATGGTGTCACGGTCCCCCAGGTTGTGCAGCAGTTGGGCAATAACAACGCCAATGCGGGGGGAGGATTCTATTCATCCGGAGGCCAGTTTTACTATGTCCGGGGCCTGGGCCTGGTGAAGACCCCTCAGGACATCGGAAACATCGTCGTCGCCACGCACAACGGGGTCCCCACCTATGTGCGCGACGTGGGCAAAGTCGAGATTGGCCACGCTGTCCGATTGGGCCAGTTCGGTTACATGAAGCAGGATGATGCGGTTGAGGGTGTGATTCTCATGCGGGTGGGAGAGCAGGCGCAGGTGATTCTTGACAAGGTGGAGCAGGTCACTGAAAACCTAAACAAGAACGTGCTTCCCCCGGATGTGAAGGTCGTCCCCTTCTACGACCGGCACTATCTCATCGAGGAAACGACCCGCACGGTGGAAAAAAACCTCCTGCTGGGCATGGTCCTGGTCCTGGTCATCCTGGGCCTGCTTCTCTTCAGCTTCCGCACAGCGTTGATTGTGGCCGTGACCATCCCCTTTTCCCTCCTGTTTTCCTTCATCTGTTTGGACTGGAGGCACATTCCGGCCAACCTGCTTTCGATCGGGGCGATTGACTTCGGCATCATCGTCGATGGCGCGGTGGTCATGGTGGAGAATATCTTTCGCGAACTCGCGGCGCGCCGCGGACAGGAGTACCACCTGATCGATGTCATCCGCGCGGCGGCGCGGGATGTGGAACGCCCGATTTTCTATGCCATTGCCGTGATCATTGCAGGCTATTTGCCCATTTACGCGCTGACCGGGCCCGCCGGCAGGCTGTTTCAGCCGATGGCCGACACCATGTCTTTTGCCCTGGTGGGGTCGTTGATCTGCTCGCTGACCTTGCTCCCTGTCCTGTGTGCCTTCCTTCTAAAGAAACATATCAAAGAGCCGGACGTGAAGATCTACGAACGCATTCGGAATTCTTACGGGGTGGCGCTGGGCTGGTGTCTGAGGCATCGCGCGGTCACCACCTTGATCTGCGTGGGAATTTTTGGAGCCTCCCTGCTCCTGATCCCTTTCATCGGCGCGGAATTCATGCCTCATCTGGACGAAGGGGCCTTATGGGTCCGGGCCACAACACCCTACACGATTTCCTTCGATGAGGCTGCGAAGTTGTCGCCCCAGATCCGGAACATCCTGATGAGCTTTCCGCAAGTCACCACGGTCGCCAACGAGCTGGGCCGGCCGGACGACGGCACAGATCCCATCGGGTTCTTCAACAACGAGTTTTACGTCGGTTTGAAGCCTTACGATGACGCTTCATGGCGGGGTGAAATTCGGACCAAACCGAAATTGATCGACGCCATCCAGGAAAAACTGTCTGCCTTTCCCGGGGTCATCTTTAATTACACGCAACCGGCCGAGGACGCCGTGGATGAGGCTGAAACCGGATTGAAGAGTGCCCTGGCGGTCAAGATTTTTGGCACGGATCTGGCCACTCTCGAAGAGAAATCCAAGGAGGTCAAACGCATCATTTCCCAAGTGCCGGGAATCACTCATATCAGCATTGTCCAGGAACTGGGTCAGCCCAGCCTCCTTATCGTGCCCGACCGGGACAAGATCGCGCGTTACGGGCTCAACGTCGGCGACATTAACACGCTGATTGAGACGGCGATTGGGGGAAAAGCGGCCAGCCAAGTCATCCAGGGAGAACGCCAATTTGACCTGGTTGTCCGGATGCAGGAGCCATTCCGGGAAAACATGGACGCCATTCGGAACCTGCTGATCGCCACCCCCGACGGCCAGCATCTTCCTTTGAGCCAGTTTGCTGATATTCAAGTCAGTAACGGCGCTTCTTTCATCTACCGCGAATCGAACTCGCGTTACGTCGGGATTCAGTTCAGTGTGGAGGGCCGGGACCTTGCGAGCGCCATCGGAGAAGCGCGAAAAAAGGTGGACCAGCAGGTCAAGCTTCCGATCGGTTATTCGTTCGATTGGGGGGGCGAATATAAGGAGTACCTGGCGGCGCGCTCCCAGATGAAGATCATCGTTCCTCTGACGGTGCTCATCATCCTGCTCATTCTCTTTGCCCTTTACGGCAACATGAAATTCCCCTTGATCATCATGTTCAGCGTGCTCGTTACCCAGCCGGTCGGCGGCTTGCTGGCCCTCAAGCTGACGGGAACGGATTTCAGCGTTTCCTCGGGGCTTGGATTTGTCGCCCTGATGGGTGTCGCCGTCCAAACCAGCGTGATTCTTTACTCTTTCATCAACAAGCTTCGCCTCGAAGGGAAGGACCCCCTCACGGCGACTTATGAGGCCTCCCTCCTGAGGCTCCGCCCCATTCTGATGACCGCGCTGGTTGCCTGCTTCGGTCTTCTTCCTGCCGCCATGTCGACCGGGATCGGCAGCGATTCGCAGAAGCCGTTCGCCATCGTCATCGTCGGCGGGATGATTTCGCGCCTGCTTCTGTCCATCTTTCTCGCCCCGGTTCTGTATGCCCTCGTTGCCCGCAAGGATGATGTACTGAAGGTTTGAGGGGGGAGCGAATCAGCATTTGCTGCCAGCAGATCCGGGTGGAGTATTAAGATCTTACTACCCACAGACCTGATCAGTAGGCAGATGTCCTGATTTGAAATCCAGGATCAGGGACGTTGTCATTGACGCTGTTTTGTTTCGTGTGGTGGCATCCACACGTTACTTCCGGCCTGTTTGGGAAACTATGAAATCAAAGCACAGAGGCAGGCTGCTGATCGGAGCACTCATTGCGCAGATTGTGGTGGTGCAGTTTGCGCTCGATGCTCACTATTACCTGCACCTTCCGAGTTTGTTCCGATCCCAACACACGGCGTTTAACAGCACAACGTCAGCAACCTCCCCTACGCCTCACTCGGATTGCGGGTTATGCAGGACTGGACAGACGTATCACAGCCTTGCGGCGGTCCAAACCTATCTGATAGTCCGCATTCCTGAGGTGTTGGCAGCGCGGGAGCTCGAGGCGGAAGGATCCTCCGCCCTCTGTGTTTTTTCCCATACCACCCGTGGGCCCCCTCCCTTGAATCTCTAATCAATTCCAATTTGACTCTTTTCAACGCAGCCTCAAATGAAAAGCGCCAGGCGCTTTCACCCGCGGGCTGTATTCACATATCATTTTTTGATGATTGGATTGGAGATTTCATATGCAGAAGCACATTCTCTTTTTCACGCTTTCCATTGGGCTCATTTTCGGGACCCTTAGTTCTTGGGCACAGTCTTCAGGGACCCTCGAGGGTGTAGTCAAAGATCCTTCAGGGGGTGTCGTACCAAACGCCACAGTCGAAATTCACAATCCGCTAAGCCATTTTGAGCGAAGCGCAACCACCGACAGAGAAGGGAAATTTCGTTTCACGACCATACCATTCAATCCGTATCACCTGCTAGTGACGGCCCCTGGTTTCGCGTCGTACACGCAGGATATCGATGTGCGCTCGCTGGTGACGATAAATCTCGAAGTGAACTTGAAGTTGGCAACGGCAGAAACCACAATGACTGTCCAAAGCGAGGCGGGAGACTTGGTCGAAAACGACCCGACGGCCCACACGGATGTGGATCGCAACCTGTTTTCGAAGATGCCGTTGGAAAGCGCCTCGTCCTCAATCAGCTCTCTGATCACATTTGCGACTCCGGGCGTGGCCGCCGATTCCAATGGCTTCATGCACGGTCTGGGGGAGCATCAAGAAAACGCCTTCTCGGTAGACGGACAGCCCATCACTGACCAGCAAAGCAAGTCCTTCTCCAACCAGATCCCAGTGGGGTCGGTGCAATCTCTTGAAGCCGTAAACGGGATTCCTCCGGCCGAGTATGGCGACAAGACCACCTTGATCGTCAACGTGACGACACGCTCGGGTCTTAACCTGCGGCCGACAGGCGACGTGAATGCTTCGTATGGCTCGTTCGGGACGAGCAATGTTGGCTTCAACTTCGCCGTCGGCAGCCAACGATGGGGAAACTTTATAACCGTAAACGGGCTCCAGTCCGGCCGCTTTCTCGATCCCCCCGAGTTGCAAGTGATCCACGCCAAAGGAAATTCCGAGAACATTTTCGACCGCGTGGATTTTCAGCCCAGCACGCAAGACACCTTCCACGTGAACCTGAATTATGCCCGCTCCTGGTTCCAGCAGCCCAATCAGTTCGATCAGGTGACCGCGGGGCAGGACCAGCGAGCACTCATCAACACGTTCAATTTCGCGCCCGCATGGACGCACGTATTTAATGCGAA includes:
- a CDS encoding TolC family protein, which encodes MIPWANRLRALVFILGPFLICSPLRAQAPSPPVPSKPIRVIAMGEAIQLALEHNQAMRAQRLNVDQSKANEITASLKPNPVYTTTNEDFPIFNPSQLTGDNLRNNQEFLQSISYTFERGGKRQKRTVVAQDTTDLVSKGVSDFERQLKFQVAQAFVNVLLAKSNLQFSNEDLKDFSEVVAINKSRLDAGDISEADYLKIALQKLQLEQDVSGADLALVQSKAALRQLLGYETVAEDFDVLGELGHKKYTLGPDELARQALLERPDFQAAQSAVKLADDTVSLAYGNRARDLTGEWEYKRNGPVNGVGFGFSIDLPVHDRNQGEIARSKVAARQAEESQSATRVGVLTDVVNAYSSFKTNDRIVSLYESGYLGQATQSREISNYAYRKGATSLLDLLDAERSYRAIQLAYRQALAAFMLSAEQINLVVGKQVLQ
- a CDS encoding efflux RND transporter periplasmic adaptor subunit — its product is MTKLQQRFLAGLPILPAGRQRCAALLLSGLLAIFTSACSTSKEATRPASHEPENNEPSLFVIPANQLPHLQILPVQKTTWALTIRTTGTVDWDNDHTTQAIAQVSGPITRILVDTGTYVKAGQPLLEVSSPDVTTAVAAYRVAHNRLNLATSTLNRSRDLLDHHAIAQKDLEGAQADYNDAATQMQTTLQALRIFGITQKEIEEGEKQGVSISPQLAVRSPISGMVIQKLVFPGQLIQAGATTCFLISNVSTVWVQGHIYEKDLTSVRVGDLVEETSTALPEAFHGVISYIGAMVDPATRTTPVRIVTSNPKGLLKKDLFMDVVIHTQTKKDVLVAPASAVLYNADNQPFVYVQAGADKFAQRLVTIGTQQKDQIEITNGLKEGEKIVSAGSLFLQFANTYQQ
- a CDS encoding CusA/CzcA family heavy metal efflux RND transporter, producing the protein MINRIVSFALSQRFLIVMAMIFLMIWGVISFQKLPIDAYPDLSPPHVEIITQWPGHAAEEVERLITIPIELEMNGIPQLQALRSISLYGLSSVQMNFQYNTDPYFVREQSFERLPNASVPAGIQPTLAPLFSPSGLIYRYVLQSPDRTPQELKTFEDWVVERHYRAIQGVADDSGFGGATMQYHVLLDPNKLLSYGVTVPQVVQQLGNNNANAGGGFYSSGGQFYYVRGLGLVKTPQDIGNIVVATHNGVPTYVRDVGKVEIGHAVRLGQFGYMKQDDAVEGVILMRVGEQAQVILDKVEQVTENLNKNVLPPDVKVVPFYDRHYLIEETTRTVEKNLLLGMVLVLVILGLLLFSFRTALIVAVTIPFSLLFSFICLDWRHIPANLLSIGAIDFGIIVDGAVVMVENIFRELAARRGQEYHLIDVIRAAARDVERPIFYAIAVIIAGYLPIYALTGPAGRLFQPMADTMSFALVGSLICSLTLLPVLCAFLLKKHIKEPDVKIYERIRNSYGVALGWCLRHRAVTTLICVGIFGASLLLIPFIGAEFMPHLDEGALWVRATTPYTISFDEAAKLSPQIRNILMSFPQVTTVANELGRPDDGTDPIGFFNNEFYVGLKPYDDASWRGEIRTKPKLIDAIQEKLSAFPGVIFNYTQPAEDAVDEAETGLKSALAVKIFGTDLATLEEKSKEVKRIISQVPGITHISIVQELGQPSLLIVPDRDKIARYGLNVGDINTLIETAIGGKAASQVIQGERQFDLVVRMQEPFRENMDAIRNLLIATPDGQHLPLSQFADIQVSNGASFIYRESNSRYVGIQFSVEGRDLASAIGEARKKVDQQVKLPIGYSFDWGGEYKEYLAARSQMKIIVPLTVLIILLILFALYGNMKFPLIIMFSVLVTQPVGGLLALKLTGTDFSVSSGLGFVALMGVAVQTSVILYSFINKLRLEGKDPLTATYEASLLRLRPILMTALVACFGLLPAAMSTGIGSDSQKPFAIVIVGGMISRLLLSIFLAPVLYALVARKDDVLKV